AGCTCTTCACGGCAGAGGACATGGAGGCGATCCGCTCGCGTCAGGGCGACATCGCCGAGCGCATCTCGGCCCGCGAGGCCGACATCGTCGACCTGCTGCAGGCACCCGAGGAGACGGATGTCGAGATCCTGCCGGTCACCGAGCCGGAGACGGACCTCGAGGGCGAGCAGCGCCTCGACGAGATCCGTCAGTCCGTGACCGACGAGAGCGTCGCCGAGGCCCTCGGCGAGGTCCGCGGCACGAGCACCCCGCCGCCGCCGGCAATGTCACCTGAGGCACCCGAGGCACCCGAGGCACCGGAGGTCCCAGCAGCACCGGAGCCGCCAGCACCTCCGGTCGACCTGCCACCACCGCCGCCGATGACCGAGCCGATGAGCCAGACCGACCCGAGCGAGGGTGAGCGCAATGAGTGATCAGATGATGGAGCAGGCGGTCCGCGCGGTGCGCGGCCAGGGCATGAGCTCGATCAAGGAGGTCGTCTCCGGGTGGAGCGATGTCGCGCGCTACCTGCGCGGCGGCGACTCCGGCTCGCTCGTCCCGGTGGTCATCCCCAAGGACAAGCGCGGCCTGAAGTGGGCCTCGCTCATCTGGTTCGGCCTGTGGGCCCTCTTCAGCGGGGTCTTCCTCGCGGCGACCGACCACGGGGCGATGGGTGGTCTGGCGATCTTCGTCGCGATCATCTCCTTCCTGCTGTCGGCCCTGTGGTGGTGGCGCTCCTCGATCGTCGAGATCGAGGAGGGCACGGTCGGTGTGCTGACGAAGTTCGGCGCCATCTCCGGTCCCGGTCTCTCGCCCGGTCGCCACTACCTGTGGCACCCCTGGGCGCGCGTCGCCTACGTCGTCGACGTGACGACCGAGATCCCTTACACCGCACCGGTGCTCAGCTCGCCGACGCACGAGAACGTGCCGCTGAAGTCGATCGAGTTCTTCCTGCGGTTCCGCATCATCGACGCGATCCGCTTCGTCCAGACGATCGGCGCGGGCAACTTCGACCTCGTGCTGTCCAACTCGGTGCAGGACGCGATCCGTCAGCGCAGTCGCCAGGTGCGCACCGAGCAGGCCTACGACCTGCGCGGCAGCGACGTCAAGGACATGCAGGACGTCCTCAACCGTCAGCTGACCCGCTACGGCGTGCAGATCATGGGCTGCAACATCCCCGACGTGCAGCTGCCCGACCAGTACCGCGAGCACCTGGCCACGCGCGAGCGGGTCGCCAAGGAGCTCGTGGCCTACGAGAAGGAGTGGGAGCTGACGCGCAAGCGCCGCATCGACACCCTCCTGCTCGAGATCGAGCGGTCCAAGAAGGTGCGTGACGCCAAGGTCGTCGAGGTCCAGGCCTCGCTCAACAAGGCCCGCAAGGATGTCGCGCAGATGCTCGAGGAGCGCGAGACCGAGGCGCAGAAGATCCGCTACGAGATCGAGACCCGGGCCCGCACCAACCTGGTCGCGGCCCAGGGTGAGGCCAAGGCCCAGGAGCAGCTGGCCACGGCCTACCGCGACAACCGTGCGGTGCTCGGCTACGAGCTCGCCCGTCGTCGTCTCGACGTGGGCGCGACCCTCGCCGAGGACGCCCCGCGACCGGTCATCGTGCACACCGATGCCGGCGCGAGCGACAGCTCCGCTCTGTCGACGCTGCTCATGGCTCAGCTGCTGCCGCAGCTGCAGTCCGGTGGCTCCGGTCCCCGTCGCGGCTCCCGTCAGGTGGCCCAGTCCGCCGGGGACATCGACCAGGTCGCAGAGCGCGCTGCCCGCGCGCTGCGGGAGCAGACGCAGGGCTGACCCGCAGAGCACTTGGCCACGGCCGAAGGGGGACACTTCCGATCACGGGAGGGTCCCCCTTCGTCGTCTCGTCCCCCGCCGTCCCGCGTGGGTCACCTCGTCCCGCGTGGGTCACCCCGCGGCGGCCGCCCGGGCATCGAGCACCGCGAGGACCCGCTGGGCCCATCGGATGTTTTCCTCCTCGAAGGCGATCCCCCGCAGCAGCGTGAGGTACTGCCCGACGCGTGGCTCCGACACGAGGTACTCGTCCTCGGGACGCCCGGCGAGGGCGCGCTCCTGCACGAGCCGGTAGACGGCGAGCTTGGCCTCGAAGGCCTCGAGGCGCTCGACGACGTGCTCGCGGATCGCCTCGGGGTCCCCGGACTCGAGCGCCGCCACCTGGACGAGCAGCTCGTCGCGCACCGCGAGCGGCTTGGGCGAGCGCAGCGTGTGCGCCCGCAGCGCCTTGCGCCCGGCCGCGGTGAGACGGAAGACCCGCTTGTCCGGGCGCTTGGACTGGGCCACCGTGCGCGCCGTGACCAGCCCCGCCTCCTCGAGCTTGTCCAGCTCGCGGTAGAGCTGCTGGGGGCTGGCAGTCCAGTAGTTGGCCACCGAGACGTCGAAGGCCTTGGCCAGGTCGTAGCCCGACGACTCGTCATGGGCGAGAGCGGTGAGGATCGCGTCCTGGAGTGCCATGCCGCGATGTTACCTCTAGCACCTAGTCACATTGTTGAGTAGGTTGGGCGGATGTTCCGTGAAGCCATCGAACGCCATGACATGGACGCTGTCGAGGCGATGCTCGCCGACGACGTCGTCTTCCACAGCCCCGTCGCCTACACGCCCTACCCGGGCAAGCCGATCA
The genomic region above belongs to Janibacter limosus and contains:
- a CDS encoding PadR family transcriptional regulator, with amino-acid sequence MALQDAILTALAHDESSGYDLAKAFDVSVANYWTASPQQLYRELDKLEEAGLVTARTVAQSKRPDKRVFRLTAAGRKALRAHTLRSPKPLAVRDELLVQVAALESGDPEAIREHVVERLEAFEAKLAVYRLVQERALAGRPEDEYLVSEPRVGQYLTLLRGIAFEEENIRWAQRVLAVLDARAAAAG
- a CDS encoding SPFH domain-containing protein, which produces MSDQMMEQAVRAVRGQGMSSIKEVVSGWSDVARYLRGGDSGSLVPVVIPKDKRGLKWASLIWFGLWALFSGVFLAATDHGAMGGLAIFVAIISFLLSALWWWRSSIVEIEEGTVGVLTKFGAISGPGLSPGRHYLWHPWARVAYVVDVTTEIPYTAPVLSSPTHENVPLKSIEFFLRFRIIDAIRFVQTIGAGNFDLVLSNSVQDAIRQRSRQVRTEQAYDLRGSDVKDMQDVLNRQLTRYGVQIMGCNIPDVQLPDQYREHLATRERVAKELVAYEKEWELTRKRRIDTLLLEIERSKKVRDAKVVEVQASLNKARKDVAQMLEERETEAQKIRYEIETRARTNLVAAQGEAKAQEQLATAYRDNRAVLGYELARRRLDVGATLAEDAPRPVIVHTDAGASDSSALSTLLMAQLLPQLQSGGSGPRRGSRQVAQSAGDIDQVAERAARALREQTQG